One region of Archocentrus centrarchus isolate MPI-CPG fArcCen1 chromosome 6, fArcCen1, whole genome shotgun sequence genomic DNA includes:
- the LOC115782097 gene encoding cytosolic 5'-nucleotidase 1B isoform X2, translated as MVSTDEKTDVKQKDADSALVVAVTSRAVFESGAENRDGLYGVGIAFPLLQRVNERLLKENPAESLLFDVILITTDSQQQQHQSHITGSTKHHGLMVSRFCFASEEDFIENLLQNNVRLFLTTDRNEALQGSQKGVLSVLLDEHTASCPSEQLRVLFCGDAIVQSEAGPALASRQAAQSFSAQLGKMRGRFGAFDSPISIALVTSRGGRESCGDALRMLRSLGVNADEAYCLAGAPRGPIKSLLRPHFLLSECFSSH; from the exons ATGGTCTCCACGGACGAGAAGACCGACGTTAAACAG AAAGATGCTGACAGTGCACTGGTTGTTGCAGTGACATCTCGTGCGGTGTTTGAATCAGGAGCGGAAAACCGTGATGGCTTGTATGGAGTAGGCATAGCATTTCCACTGCTGCAG AGGGTGAATGAACGTCTGCTGAAGGAAAATCCTGCTGAGTCGCTCCTCTTTGATGTCATTCTGATCACCACCgacagtcagcagcagcagcaccagtcCCACATCACTGGCAGCACCAAACATCATG GTCTCATGGTCAGCAGGTTCTGTTTTGCCAGCGAGGAGGATTTCATTGAGAATCTGCTGCAAAATAACGTGCGCCTCTTTCTGACGACGGACAGAAATGAGGCATTGCAGGGATCGCAAAAAG GTGTTCTTTCTGTGCTGCTGGATGAGCACACAGCTTCCTGTCCATCAGAGCAGCTCAGAGTTTTATTCTGTGGAGATGCCATCGTCCAGTCCGAAGCTGGCCCAGCACTGGCAAGCAGACAAGCTGCTCAG AGCTTCTCGGCTCAGCTTGGCAAGATGCGGGGGAGGTTCGGTGCGTTTGACAGCCCCATCAGCATTGCCCTGGTGACATCACGGGGAGGCAGGGAAAGCTGCGGGGACGCCCTGCGGATGCTGCGGTCTCTCGGTGTGAATGCAGATGAAGCATACTGCCTGGCTGGGGCGCCTCGTGGTCCCATCAAGTCCCTGCTTCGACCTCACTTCCTGCTCAGCGAGTGTTTTAGCAGTCACTGA
- the LOC115782097 gene encoding cytosolic 5'-nucleotidase 1B isoform X1: MVSTDEKTDVKQKDADSALVVAVTSRAVFESGAENRDGLYGVGIAFPLLQALQRVNERLLKENPAESLLFDVILITTDSQQQQHQSHITGSTKHHGLMVSRFCFASEEDFIENLLQNNVRLFLTTDRNEALQGSQKGVLSVLLDEHTASCPSEQLRVLFCGDAIVQSEAGPALASRQAAQSFSAQLGKMRGRFGAFDSPISIALVTSRGGRESCGDALRMLRSLGVNADEAYCLAGAPRGPIKSLLRPHFLLSECFSSH, encoded by the exons ATGGTCTCCACGGACGAGAAGACCGACGTTAAACAG AAAGATGCTGACAGTGCACTGGTTGTTGCAGTGACATCTCGTGCGGTGTTTGAATCAGGAGCGGAAAACCGTGATGGCTTGTATGGAGTAGGCATAGCATTTCCACTGCTGCAG GCGCTACAGAGGGTGAATGAACGTCTGCTGAAGGAAAATCCTGCTGAGTCGCTCCTCTTTGATGTCATTCTGATCACCACCgacagtcagcagcagcagcaccagtcCCACATCACTGGCAGCACCAAACATCATG GTCTCATGGTCAGCAGGTTCTGTTTTGCCAGCGAGGAGGATTTCATTGAGAATCTGCTGCAAAATAACGTGCGCCTCTTTCTGACGACGGACAGAAATGAGGCATTGCAGGGATCGCAAAAAG GTGTTCTTTCTGTGCTGCTGGATGAGCACACAGCTTCCTGTCCATCAGAGCAGCTCAGAGTTTTATTCTGTGGAGATGCCATCGTCCAGTCCGAAGCTGGCCCAGCACTGGCAAGCAGACAAGCTGCTCAG AGCTTCTCGGCTCAGCTTGGCAAGATGCGGGGGAGGTTCGGTGCGTTTGACAGCCCCATCAGCATTGCCCTGGTGACATCACGGGGAGGCAGGGAAAGCTGCGGGGACGCCCTGCGGATGCTGCGGTCTCTCGGTGTGAATGCAGATGAAGCATACTGCCTGGCTGGGGCGCCTCGTGGTCCCATCAAGTCCCTGCTTCGACCTCACTTCCTGCTCAGCGAGTGTTTTAGCAGTCACTGA